A window of the Buchnera aphidicola (Tetraneura ulmi) genome harbors these coding sequences:
- the dapF gene encoding diaminopimelate epimerase yields MFFSKMESLGNDFMVVDMTFKKYHFSTNEIVHLSNRNYGVGFDQLLLIEKSKLNNIDFFYRIFNANGEEVEQCGNGVRCFCFFLYKKKIIKKRIISVMTSKIKMICKILDNFEILVNMGKPNFIPKKIPFLANEEKKIYSLKIFEEKVYFSVVSIGNPHCVLIVNEIDTYNVKKIGSILEKHNLFPNKVNVGFFQILSRNKIILRVYERGVGETKSCGSGACAAVAVGIIRGLLDSKVSVILEGGVIKIFWKGLGHSLFMSGPANHVYDGLIYL; encoded by the coding sequence ATTTTTTTTTCTAAAATGGAATCATTAGGAAACGATTTTATGGTTGTAGATATGACTTTTAAAAAATATCATTTTTCTACCAATGAAATAGTTCATTTATCAAATAGGAATTATGGAGTAGGTTTTGATCAATTACTGTTAATAGAAAAATCAAAATTAAATAATATTGATTTTTTTTATCGGATTTTTAATGCTAATGGAGAAGAAGTAGAACAATGTGGTAATGGAGTTCGTTGTTTTTGTTTTTTTTTATACAAAAAGAAAATAATAAAAAAAAGAATTATTTCTGTAATGACATCAAAAATAAAAATGATTTGTAAAATATTAGACAATTTTGAAATATTAGTCAATATGGGTAAACCTAATTTTATCCCAAAAAAAATTCCTTTTTTAGCTAATGAAGAGAAAAAAATATATTCATTAAAAATATTTGAAGAAAAAGTGTATTTTAGTGTTGTTTCGATAGGTAATCCTCATTGTGTTTTAATAGTAAATGAAATAGATACATATAATGTAAAGAAAATAGGATCAATTTTAGAAAAACATAATTTGTTTCCTAATAAAGTAAATGTAGGGTTTTTTCAAATATTATCTCGGAATAAAATTATTTTAAGAGTTTATGAAAGAGGTGTTGGAGAAACTAAATCATGTGGAAGTGGAGCTTGTGCTGCTGTAGCTGTTGGAATTATTAGAGGTTTGTTGGATTCTAAAGTATCAGTAATCTTAGAGGGAGGAGTAATAAAAATTTTTTGGAAGGGTTTAGGTCATTCTCTTTTTATGTCTGGTCCAGCAAATCATGTTTATGATGGTTTAATATATTTATAA
- the cyaY gene encoding iron donor protein CyaY, translating into MKKNEITYSTYINLVEELLSKLENILDDCKNSDIDYQYNNEVFTITFKNKNFILINKQSSLKEIWLATEINGYHFQFNSISHSWICKKTKKNFWRIIEKQFLNKCNENIFKEIY; encoded by the coding sequence ATGAAAAAAAATGAAATAACATATTCTACTTATATTAATTTAGTAGAAGAATTATTGTCTAAATTAGAAAATATATTAGATGATTGCAAAAATAGTGACATTGATTACCAATATAATAACGAAGTATTTACAATAACTTTCAAAAATAAAAACTTTATATTAATTAATAAACAATCGTCATTAAAAGAAATTTGGCTTGCTACTGAAATTAATGGTTATCATTTTCAATTTAATTCTATTAGTCATTCTTGGATATGTAAAAAAACTAAAAAGAATTTCTGGAGGATTATAGAAAAACAATTTTTAAATAAATGTAATGAAAATATTTTTAAAGAAATATATTAA
- the rho gene encoding transcription termination factor Rho, which translates to MNLTELKNTTVSELIVLAEKIGLENLARMRKQDIIFSILKQHAKSGEDIFGNGVLEILQDGFGFLRSSDSSYLAGPDDIYVSPSQIRRFNLRTGDTISGKIRPPKEGERYFALLKVNFVNYDKPENARSKILFENLTPLHANSRLRMERGNGSTEDLTARVLDLASPIGRGQRGLIVAPPKAGKTILLQNIAQSIAYNHPDCVLMVLLIDERPEEVTEMQRLVKGEVIASTFDEPASRHVQVSEMVIEKAKRLVEHKKDVIILLDSITRLARAYNTVVPASGKVLTGGVDANALHRPKRFFGAARNVEEGGSLTIIATALIDTGSKMDEVIYEEFKGTGNMELPLSRKIAEKRVFPAIDYNRSGTRKEELLTIPEELQKMWILRKIIHPMGEIDAMEFLINKLSMTKTNSEFFDMMKRS; encoded by the coding sequence ATGAATCTTACCGAGCTTAAAAATACTACAGTATCTGAGTTAATTGTTTTAGCTGAAAAAATAGGATTAGAAAATTTAGCACGTATGAGAAAACAAGATATTATTTTTTCTATTCTTAAACAACATGCAAAAAGTGGAGAAGATATTTTTGGAAATGGTGTTTTAGAAATATTACAGGATGGATTTGGTTTTTTGCGTTCATCAGATAGTTCTTATTTAGCTGGACCTGATGATATTTACGTTTCTCCTAGTCAAATACGTAGATTTAATTTAAGAACAGGTGATACTATATCTGGTAAAATAAGACCTCCAAAAGAAGGAGAAAGATATTTTGCATTATTGAAAGTGAATTTTGTAAATTATGACAAACCTGAAAATGCAAGAAGTAAAATTTTATTTGAAAATTTAACCCCATTACATGCAAATTCTCGTTTAAGAATGGAAAGAGGAAATGGATCTACGGAAGACCTTACTGCACGTGTTTTAGATCTTGCTTCTCCTATTGGGAGAGGACAAAGAGGTTTAATTGTTGCTCCACCAAAAGCGGGAAAAACTATACTTTTACAAAATATTGCGCAAAGTATAGCTTATAATCATCCAGATTGTGTTTTAATGGTTTTATTAATTGATGAACGCCCGGAAGAAGTGACTGAAATGCAACGTTTAGTCAAAGGAGAAGTTATTGCTTCTACGTTTGATGAACCTGCATCGAGACATGTTCAAGTATCTGAAATGGTTATAGAAAAAGCTAAAAGACTAGTAGAACATAAAAAAGATGTAATAATCTTATTAGATTCTATTACTCGTTTAGCAAGAGCTTATAATACTGTTGTTCCTGCATCAGGAAAAGTGTTAACAGGAGGTGTAGATGCAAATGCATTACATAGACCTAAACGTTTTTTTGGAGCTGCAAGAAATGTAGAAGAAGGAGGAAGTTTAACTATTATCGCTACTGCATTAATTGATACTGGTTCTAAAATGGATGAAGTAATATATGAAGAATTTAAAGGTACTGGAAATATGGAATTACCATTGTCTAGAAAAATTGCAGAAAAACGTGTATTTCCAGCAATTGATTATAATCGTTCTGGAACTAGAAAAGAAGAATTGTTAACAATTCCTGAAGAATTACAAAAAATGTGGATTTTAAGAAAAATAATTCATCCAATGGGAGAAATAGATGCTATGGAATTTTTAATTAATAAATTATCTATGACTAAAACAAATAGTGAATTTTTTGATATGATGAAGAGGTCTTAA
- the trxA gene encoding thioredoxin: MKKSRLIDLSENEFDKYLDSNKNQLLIIDFWAKWCAPCKQLSPILESVANEYTDNENLIFIKIDIDENKKNALKYQIKSIPTLLFIRNKSILNRVSGLISKFKIKELISNYLV; this comes from the coding sequence ATGAAAAAAAGTAGACTAATTGACTTAAGTGAAAATGAATTTGATAAATATCTAGATTCTAATAAAAATCAATTATTGATAATTGATTTTTGGGCAAAATGGTGTGCTCCATGTAAACAATTATCTCCTATTTTAGAAAGCGTTGCTAATGAATACACTGATAATGAAAATTTAATTTTCATAAAAATTGATATTGATGAAAACAAAAAAAATGCTCTGAAATATCAAATAAAGAGTATTCCAACATTATTGTTTATTCGTAATAAATCTATATTAAATAGAGTAAGTGGTTTAATATCTAAATTTAAAATAAAAGAATTAATTTCAAATTATTTAGTATAA